The proteins below are encoded in one region of Streptomyces roseirectus:
- a CDS encoding M15 family metallopeptidase, which produces MPEPILMSDPRVTTIPVTDCGEPLTDVRAALRTTSREDDGTGAFAHLREGVLTRLTAAEQHLPAGLRLLFIEGYRPPALQRRYFENYSATLRAAHPDWTPEAVHVAATPEDSDGACYTHAANIGAEARANRRLLIDALGAVGLVNYPTEWWHWSYGDRYWAMVTGAACALYGPVGGVAGGTVPLR; this is translated from the coding sequence TCACCGACTGCGGCGAGCCCCTGACCGACGTCCGCGCCGCCCTCCGCACGACCTCCCGCGAGGACGACGGAACAGGCGCCTTCGCCCACCTCCGCGAGGGCGTCCTCACCCGTCTCACCGCCGCCGAACAGCACCTCCCGGCCGGCCTGCGCCTGCTGTTCATCGAGGGCTACCGTCCGCCCGCGCTCCAGCGCCGCTACTTCGAGAACTACTCCGCGACCTTGCGGGCCGCGCACCCGGACTGGACGCCGGAGGCCGTCCACGTCGCCGCGACCCCCGAGGACAGCGACGGCGCCTGCTACACGCATGCCGCGAACATCGGGGCCGAGGCTCGGGCCAACCGGCGGCTGCTGATCGATGCGCTCGGGGCGGTCGGGCTCGTCAACTACCCCACGGAGTGGTGGCACTGGTCCTACGGTGACCGGTACTGGGCGATGGTGACGGGGGCGGCGTGCGCGCTCTACGGTCCCGTCGGGGGTGTGGCCGGCGGGACGGTCCCGTTGCGTTGA
- a CDS encoding metallophosphoesterase family protein codes for MSDSSRDTATGAGWGESVPGAYRDLMPERTEKVSWLNPRTLWAARNGVVASWLGDPTGRTRGRWVAQRAAAGAPGDKVIRRDDPERFSFMVIGDTGEGDDPQYAVVPGFLKESEGTRFAVVASDVIYPVGSADDYGTKFFRPYADYPAPIYAIPGNHDWYEGLGAFMRVFCDDAPPLPAEPRPRALSKAWLRDLLWHRPRPGDGQHLDEVRALRRAHAVQPGPYWAIDSGPVRIIGIDTGLLGTVDAEQGAWLREVSRGPRPKILVTGSPLYVDGEHHPCAIEGGGTVDEIVRAPEHHYVAAIGGDIHNYQRYPVRLADGRTLQYVVSGGGGAFTHATHTIPRVSVAGVTEADFRCYPLRGDSLAFYAALYGRRLRLWRLFRLSEEEATAVIAERLGIPATRTPGPQVRITRRIRLVAALLGVASKPERRKRLRLPVRKIYTQLFSPGSATYSPPFFKSFLRLDVTPESVRIRCFAATGNLAQEIQPPVEDEVIVPLGRNA; via the coding sequence GTGTCTGACTCCTCACGTGATACCGCCACCGGCGCCGGCTGGGGCGAGTCCGTTCCGGGTGCCTACCGTGATCTGATGCCGGAGCGGACGGAGAAGGTCTCGTGGCTGAATCCGCGTACCTTGTGGGCGGCCCGGAACGGGGTGGTCGCCTCGTGGCTGGGTGACCCGACGGGCCGGACACGGGGGCGGTGGGTGGCGCAGCGGGCGGCGGCCGGGGCGCCCGGGGACAAGGTGATCCGGCGGGACGACCCCGAGCGGTTCTCGTTCATGGTCATCGGGGACACCGGCGAGGGCGACGACCCGCAGTACGCCGTCGTCCCCGGCTTCCTCAAGGAGAGCGAGGGCACCCGTTTCGCGGTCGTCGCGAGCGACGTCATCTACCCCGTGGGCAGCGCCGACGACTACGGCACCAAGTTCTTCCGCCCGTACGCGGACTACCCGGCGCCGATCTACGCGATACCGGGCAACCACGACTGGTACGAGGGCCTGGGCGCGTTCATGCGGGTGTTCTGCGACGACGCCCCGCCGCTGCCCGCCGAGCCGAGGCCCCGCGCGCTGTCGAAGGCGTGGCTGCGGGACCTGCTGTGGCACCGGCCGCGCCCCGGCGACGGTCAACACCTGGACGAGGTACGGGCGTTGCGCCGCGCCCACGCCGTGCAGCCGGGCCCGTACTGGGCGATCGACAGCGGGCCGGTGCGGATCATCGGCATCGACACCGGACTGCTCGGGACGGTCGACGCCGAGCAGGGCGCGTGGCTGCGCGAGGTGTCCCGGGGGCCGCGTCCCAAGATCCTCGTCACCGGGTCGCCGCTGTACGTCGACGGTGAGCACCACCCGTGCGCGATCGAGGGCGGCGGGACGGTCGACGAGATCGTGCGGGCGCCGGAGCACCACTATGTCGCGGCGATCGGCGGCGACATCCACAACTACCAGCGTTATCCGGTGCGTCTCGCGGACGGACGCACACTCCAGTACGTCGTCTCGGGCGGCGGGGGCGCGTTCACGCACGCCACGCACACGATCCCGCGCGTCTCGGTCGCCGGGGTCACCGAGGCGGACTTCCGGTGCTATCCGCTGCGCGGCGACTCACTGGCGTTCTACGCGGCGCTGTACGGGCGCCGGCTGCGGCTGTGGCGCCTCTTCCGGCTGAGCGAGGAGGAGGCGACGGCGGTGATCGCGGAGCGGCTGGGGATCCCGGCGACGCGGACGCCCGGACCTCAGGTGCGGATCACCCGGCGGATCCGGCTGGTGGCGGCGCTGCTCGGGGTCGCGTCGAAGCCGGAACGCCGCAAGCGGCTCAGGCTGCCGGTGCGGAAGATCTACACGCAGCTCTTCTCGCCCGGTTCCGCGACGTACAGTCCGCCGTTCTTCAAGAGCTTCCTGCGGCTCGACGTCACCCCGGAGTCGGTCCGTATCCGCTGCTTCGCCGCGACCGGGAACCTGGCCCAGGAGATCCAGCCGCCGGTCGAGGACGAGGTGATCGTCCCGCTGGGCCGGAATGCGTGA
- a CDS encoding LLM class flavin-dependent oxidoreductase: MPSTPRPLRKLGFLTIGLFDGDDPRAGHESTLEIIELGERLGFDSAWLRHRHLQYGISSPVAVLAAATQRTSRIELGTAVTPLGWENPLRLAEDWATVDILSGGRLNPGVSVGPPMQWEQVKSALYPDTADAEDFSYDRVSRLLDLVRGKPASDFSGVQGFEVFSDRVQPHSPGLAKRMWYGGGSLRSAQWAGEHGMNFLTSSVVKAENSEDFAEIQLSHIRAFRAAHPDGDAARVSQGLVVIPTDSATPSQRARYEEYAAKRLPRTTSPQGPARMMFAPDYVGTSTELAARLQSHPAHREIDEVAFALPFTFHHDDYVQILTDMATKLGPALGWKPNTTV; the protein is encoded by the coding sequence ATGCCGTCCACGCCCCGCCCCCTGCGCAAGCTCGGCTTCCTCACCATCGGCCTGTTCGACGGGGACGATCCCCGCGCGGGCCACGAGTCCACCCTGGAGATCATCGAGCTGGGCGAACGGCTCGGCTTCGACAGCGCGTGGCTGCGCCACCGGCACCTCCAGTACGGCATCTCCTCCCCGGTCGCGGTCCTCGCCGCCGCGACGCAGCGCACGAGCCGGATCGAGCTCGGGACGGCCGTGACGCCGCTCGGCTGGGAGAACCCGCTGCGGCTCGCGGAGGACTGGGCGACCGTCGACATCCTCTCCGGCGGGCGGCTCAACCCCGGTGTCAGCGTGGGGCCGCCGATGCAGTGGGAGCAGGTCAAGTCGGCGCTCTACCCCGACACCGCCGACGCCGAGGACTTCTCCTACGACCGGGTGTCCCGGCTCCTCGACCTCGTGCGCGGCAAGCCCGCGAGCGACTTCAGCGGCGTCCAGGGCTTCGAGGTCTTCTCCGACCGGGTCCAGCCGCACTCCCCCGGTCTCGCCAAACGCATGTGGTACGGCGGCGGCAGCCTGCGCTCCGCCCAGTGGGCCGGGGAACACGGCATGAACTTCCTCACGAGCAGCGTCGTCAAGGCGGAGAACTCCGAGGACTTCGCCGAGATCCAGCTCTCCCACATCCGCGCCTTCCGCGCCGCCCACCCCGACGGCGACGCCGCCCGCGTCTCCCAGGGCCTGGTCGTCATCCCCACCGACTCCGCGACTCCCTCCCAACGCGCCCGCTACGAGGAATACGCCGCCAAGCGCCTCCCCCGCACCACCTCCCCCCAAGGCCCCGCCCGCATGATGTTCGCCCCCGACTACGTAGGCACCTCCACCGAACTGGCCGCCCGCCTCCAATCCCACCCCGCCCACCGCGAAATCGACGAAGTAGCCTTCGCCCTCCCCTTCACCTTCCACCACGACGACTACGTCCAGATCCTCACCGACATGGCAACAAAACTGGGCCCGGCTTTGGGCTGGAAGCCGAACACGACAGTCTGA
- a CDS encoding TauD/TfdA dioxygenase family protein: protein MEVKPVAGHIGAEIHGVDLAGELDDATVAGIRDALLRWKVVFFREQRLDHASHVAFARRFGRPVALRKRGSASPAGFPEVETTADRLELGGSFGMDHEEWLHRRRHTLLRGWHCDHGARIDPPAATILRAETVPPYGGDTTWSNLAAAYAGLSEPVRRFVDGLRAEHRLGVGYQPRPGDDAYVRHLLDHQVASVHPLIRVHPLTGERILSVNGYYVDHIHDLSRTESRALLDLLLDQAVRPEYTVRFRWEPGSVAFWDNRATIHLAPSDNAHLDFPRTMHRVMLAGEVPVGVDGRESVAVTGTEVGRW, encoded by the coding sequence ATGGAGGTCAAGCCGGTCGCGGGGCACATCGGGGCGGAGATCCACGGAGTCGATCTCGCCGGGGAGTTGGACGACGCGACGGTCGCGGGGATCCGGGACGCGCTGCTGCGCTGGAAGGTCGTCTTCTTCCGCGAGCAGCGACTCGATCACGCCTCGCACGTCGCGTTCGCGCGGCGGTTCGGACGGCCGGTCGCCCTGCGCAAGCGCGGCAGCGCCTCGCCGGCCGGCTTCCCCGAGGTCGAGACCACCGCCGACCGGCTGGAACTCGGCGGCAGTTTCGGCATGGACCACGAGGAATGGCTCCACCGGCGCCGGCACACCCTCCTGCGGGGGTGGCACTGCGACCACGGCGCCCGCATCGACCCTCCCGCCGCGACGATCCTGCGCGCCGAGACGGTTCCCCCCTACGGGGGCGACACCACCTGGTCCAACCTCGCCGCCGCCTACGCCGGGCTCTCCGAGCCGGTCCGCCGGTTCGTCGACGGGCTGCGCGCCGAACACCGGCTCGGCGTCGGCTACCAGCCCCGCCCCGGCGACGACGCCTACGTCCGCCACCTCCTGGACCACCAAGTAGCCTCCGTCCACCCCCTGATCCGCGTCCACCCCTTGACCGGCGAGCGGATCCTCTCCGTCAACGGCTACTACGTCGACCACATCCACGACCTCTCCCGCACCGAGAGCCGAGCCCTCCTCGACCTCCTCCTCGACCAAGCCGTCCGCCCCGAATACACCGTCCGCTTCCGCTGGGAACCCGGCAGCGTCGCCTTCTGGGACAACCGCGCGACCATCCACCTCGCCCCCAGCGACAACGCCCACCTCGACTTTCCCCGCACAATGCATCGAGTGATGCTGGCCGGAGAGGTGCCGGTGGGGGTGGACGGCCGGGAGTCGGTGGCGGTGACGGGGACGGAGGTGGGGCGGTGGTGA
- a CDS encoding cupin domain-containing protein — translation MRTRTVLAATFAALVLGTSAAQATPPGPGVTAKLLAQWTIGDKDYFLRELTIPQGQSTGWHYHDGMVYGLVEEGTLSHFEATCASDGVYHKGQVIQEGPNYVHIGRNLGDTPLVLKALYVLPHGAPFSEDAPNPGCDFQ, via the coding sequence ATGCGTACCCGTACCGTCCTCGCCGCCACCTTCGCCGCGCTCGTGCTCGGCACCTCGGCGGCCCAGGCCACTCCCCCCGGCCCGGGGGTGACCGCGAAGCTCCTCGCGCAGTGGACGATCGGTGACAAGGACTACTTTCTGCGCGAACTGACCATCCCGCAGGGCCAGTCGACCGGCTGGCACTACCACGACGGCATGGTCTACGGCCTGGTCGAGGAGGGCACGCTGAGCCACTTCGAGGCGACGTGCGCGTCCGACGGCGTCTACCACAAGGGCCAGGTCATCCAGGAGGGCCCGAACTACGTGCACATCGGCCGCAACCTGGGCGACACCCCGCTCGTGTTGAAGGCTCTGTACGTCCTGCCGCACGGCGCCCCGTTCTCGGAGGACGCCCCGAACCCGGGCTGCGACTTCCAGTAA
- a CDS encoding aminoglycoside phosphotransferase family protein codes for MQRDEEQPLSGGNVSAGVVRVGDTVRRPSGPWTPAVHALLTHLYEVGYRAAPRPLGTDDQGREVLTFVPGDVVWPDRFALLDAERRLADVARLIRDFHEAVRGFTPPPDAQWQVLVPAEGGDIIAHQDLAPWNLVAGDEGQWAFIDWDTAGPGSRLWDVAYAMHGFVPLSAHPDWRRADAASRLRVFADAYGLDEAERRHTVPLLGRRTRAMHDFLRDRAAQGVQPWATLWAEGHGDAWRGDAEYIEQREDEWVRALLAG; via the coding sequence GTGCAGCGTGATGAGGAACAGCCGTTGTCCGGTGGGAACGTCAGCGCCGGTGTCGTCCGGGTCGGGGACACCGTCCGCCGCCCGAGCGGGCCGTGGACCCCGGCTGTGCACGCACTGCTGACCCACCTGTACGAGGTGGGGTACCGGGCGGCGCCCCGGCCGCTGGGCACCGACGACCAGGGGCGGGAAGTCCTGACCTTCGTGCCGGGAGACGTGGTCTGGCCCGACCGGTTCGCCCTGCTGGACGCCGAGCGGCGGCTGGCGGACGTGGCGCGGCTGATCCGGGACTTCCACGAGGCCGTGCGGGGTTTCACGCCGCCGCCCGACGCGCAGTGGCAGGTGCTGGTGCCCGCCGAGGGCGGCGACATCATCGCCCATCAGGACCTGGCGCCGTGGAACCTCGTGGCCGGCGACGAGGGGCAGTGGGCCTTCATCGACTGGGACACCGCCGGCCCCGGCTCCCGTCTGTGGGACGTCGCCTACGCCATGCACGGGTTCGTTCCGCTGTCCGCGCATCCCGACTGGCGACGCGCCGACGCCGCGAGCCGACTGCGGGTCTTCGCCGACGCCTACGGCCTCGACGAGGCCGAACGCCGGCACACGGTCCCGCTGCTGGGGCGCCGGACGCGGGCCATGCACGACTTCCTGCGCGACCGGGCCGCCCAGGGAGTCCAGCCCTGGGCGACACTGTGGGCCGAAGGCCACGGCGACGCCTGGCGCGGCGACGCCGAGTACATCGAGCAGCGCGAGGACGAGTGGGTGCGGGCCCTGCTCGCCGGCTGA
- a CDS encoding peroxiredoxin, with protein MSRAPETGDVVDDFALPDETGTVRGLSELLADGPVVLFFYPGALTPGCTAEACHFRDLAAEFAAVGARPVGISGDTVDKQNEFVGKHALGMPLLSDEDGTVRERFGVKRGFALMATKRVTFVIGQDRRILEVVRSELRMNQHADRALEVLRARG; from the coding sequence ATGAGCCGCGCCCCTGAGACCGGTGATGTCGTCGACGATTTCGCGCTGCCGGACGAGACCGGAACCGTGCGCGGTCTCAGCGAGCTGCTGGCCGACGGTCCCGTCGTCCTCTTCTTCTATCCCGGCGCCCTGACCCCTGGCTGCACCGCCGAGGCGTGCCACTTCCGGGACCTCGCCGCCGAGTTCGCGGCCGTCGGCGCCCGCCCGGTCGGGATCAGCGGGGACACCGTCGACAAGCAGAACGAGTTCGTCGGCAAGCACGCGCTGGGGATGCCGCTGCTGTCCGACGAGGACGGCACCGTGCGCGAGCGGTTCGGGGTGAAGCGCGGGTTCGCGCTCATGGCCACCAAGCGGGTCACGTTCGTCATCGGGCAGGACCGCCGGATCCTGGAGGTCGTCCGCAGCGAGCTGCGCATGAACCAGCACGCGGACCGGGCGCTGGAGGTCCTGCGCGCCCGGGGCTGA
- a CDS encoding AraC family transcriptional regulator: MSNIRQAPTAARHLAPGERIDAHRHDDHQIVHAGSGVLAVTTDAGTWFAPGTRALWIPAGTVHAHRAHGTLDLHLVGLPAHDNPLGLTTPTVLAVSPLLRELIRAYTRDPADDGPERARLLDVLRDQLRASPQRPLLLPTPADPRLAAVCDLVHAHPADPYTLAQLAAATGVGERTLSRLFRTGLGMSFPQWRTQSRLYHALRMLADGEPVTAVAHRCGWASASAFVDVFRRAFGITPGQYARGAGGGSSEVK; this comes from the coding sequence GTGTCGAACATCCGCCAGGCCCCGACCGCCGCCCGGCACCTCGCCCCCGGCGAACGCATCGACGCCCACCGGCACGACGACCACCAGATCGTCCACGCGGGCTCCGGCGTCCTCGCCGTCACCACCGACGCCGGGACCTGGTTCGCGCCCGGCACCCGCGCGCTGTGGATCCCCGCCGGGACCGTCCACGCCCACCGCGCCCACGGCACCCTCGACCTGCACCTCGTCGGCCTGCCCGCCCACGACAACCCGCTCGGCCTCACCACCCCGACCGTCCTCGCCGTCTCCCCCCTGCTGCGCGAACTGATCCGCGCCTACACCCGCGACCCCGCCGACGACGGCCCCGAGCGCGCCCGGCTCCTGGACGTCCTGCGCGACCAGCTCCGCGCCTCCCCGCAGCGCCCCCTGCTGCTGCCCACCCCGGCCGACCCGCGGCTCGCGGCCGTCTGCGACCTCGTCCACGCGCACCCGGCCGACCCCTACACCCTGGCCCAGCTCGCGGCGGCGACCGGCGTCGGGGAGCGCACGCTCAGCCGGCTCTTCCGCACCGGCCTCGGGATGAGCTTCCCGCAGTGGCGCACGCAGTCGCGGCTGTACCACGCGCTGCGGATGCTGGCGGACGGCGAACCCGTCACGGCCGTCGCGCACCGCTGCGGATGGGCGTCCGCGAGCGCCTTCGTCGACGTGTTCCGGCGGGCCTTCGGGATCACGCCCGGACAGTACGCGAGGGGCGCCGGGGGCGGGAGTTCGGAGGTCAAGTAG
- a CDS encoding MFS transporter, producing MSLAHACVDVYQGAVAALVPFFVAERAYAYAAASGVVLAASLLSSVAQPLFGLLTDRWALPWLLPASTLAAAGGVALSGVGGSYALTLAAFAVSGVGVAAYHPEAARAARAAGGDGHRAMGWFALGGNVGFALAPLLVAGVVVPWGLAATPVLAVPGVVGAVLCGVTARRRGAVVAPAGDHARGRADWPAFLRLSGAVVCRSLVFTGLSTFVALYVRERTGGGAAAGTLALCVLYAGGAVGTLAGSRLAGRYGRLAVVRASYAVTLVAVAGVLVVPGPLLYGCVALASAGLYVPFSLHITLGQDCLPGRVGTASGVTLGLTVSVGGIAAPALGALADATSLRAGLVPLLVPPVVAWVLVRGVREPGGQGVAGSGSSSDA from the coding sequence ATGTCCCTGGCCCACGCCTGTGTCGACGTCTATCAGGGCGCCGTCGCCGCGCTGGTGCCGTTCTTCGTCGCCGAACGCGCCTACGCGTATGCCGCCGCCTCGGGCGTCGTCCTCGCCGCGTCCCTCCTGTCGTCGGTGGCGCAGCCGTTGTTCGGGCTGCTCACCGACCGGTGGGCGCTGCCGTGGCTGCTTCCCGCGAGCACGCTCGCGGCGGCGGGCGGGGTCGCGCTGAGCGGGGTCGGCGGTTCGTACGCGCTGACGCTCGCGGCGTTCGCGGTGTCCGGGGTCGGGGTCGCCGCGTACCACCCGGAGGCGGCGCGGGCTGCGCGTGCGGCGGGGGGTGACGGGCATCGGGCGATGGGGTGGTTCGCACTGGGCGGGAACGTGGGGTTCGCGCTGGCGCCGCTGCTGGTGGCGGGGGTGGTGGTGCCGTGGGGGCTGGCGGCCACGCCGGTGCTGGCGGTGCCAGGGGTGGTGGGGGCGGTGCTGTGCGGGGTGACGGCGAGGAGGCGGGGCGCCGTGGTCGCGCCGGCCGGTGATCACGCGCGGGGACGCGCCGACTGGCCCGCGTTCCTGCGCCTGTCCGGCGCCGTCGTCTGCCGTTCCCTCGTCTTCACCGGCCTCAGCACCTTCGTCGCCCTGTACGTCCGCGAGCGCACCGGTGGTGGGGCCGCGGCCGGGACGCTCGCGCTGTGCGTGCTGTACGCGGGCGGCGCGGTCGGCACGCTCGCGGGCAGCCGGCTGGCCGGGCGGTACGGGCGCCTCGCGGTGGTGCGGGCGTCGTACGCGGTGACGCTGGTCGCGGTGGCGGGGGTGCTGGTGGTGCCGGGGCCCTTGCTGTACGGGTGCGTGGCGCTCGCGTCGGCGGGACTGTACGTGCCGTTCTCGCTGCACATCACCCTCGGCCAGGACTGTCTGCCGGGGCGGGTGGGGACGGCGAGCGGGGTGACGCTGGGGCTGACGGTGAGCGTCGGGGGGATCGCCGCGCCGGCGCTGGGTGCGCTGGCCGACGCGACGTCGTTGCGGGCGGGGCTGGTGCCGTTGCTGGTGCCGCCCGTGGTGGCGTGGGTGCTGGTGCGTGGGGTGCGGGAGCCGGGGGGTCAGGGGGTGGCGGGTTCGGGGTCGTCGTCCGACGCGTAG
- a CDS encoding MarR family winged helix-turn-helix transcriptional regulator translates to MPTEPLPDSTSPEVIEIERALTRITYLSTRARQHDRLMAVAGVPLDRAAVALLRQVADADPLRPGELAQRLGVEASHVTRTVQQLQKSGYVTRVPDPLDGRAQRIQLTDAGEGAVARIRAAGTRGMQLALQNWTPQELEQLATLFHRMVDDFLAYASDDDPEPATP, encoded by the coding sequence ATGCCGACCGAACCGCTCCCCGACTCGACCTCCCCCGAAGTCATCGAGATCGAGCGGGCCCTCACCCGCATCACGTACCTGAGCACCCGTGCCCGCCAGCACGACCGGCTGATGGCCGTCGCGGGCGTCCCCCTCGACCGCGCCGCCGTCGCCCTCCTGCGCCAGGTCGCCGACGCCGACCCGCTGCGCCCCGGCGAACTGGCCCAGCGGCTCGGCGTCGAGGCGTCCCACGTCACGCGGACCGTCCAGCAGCTCCAGAAGTCCGGCTACGTCACCCGCGTCCCCGACCCGCTGGACGGCCGCGCCCAGCGCATCCAGCTCACCGACGCCGGCGAGGGCGCCGTCGCACGGATCCGCGCCGCCGGCACCCGGGGCATGCAACTCGCCCTCCAGAACTGGACACCCCAGGAACTGGAACAACTGGCGACCCTCTTCCACCGCATGGTCGACGACTTCCTCGCCTACGCGTCGGACGACGACCCCGAACCCGCCACCCCCTGA
- a CDS encoding NAD(P)/FAD-dependent oxidoreductase, producing MRRIVVVGASAAGLAAAETLRREGYTGALTLVGDEPHAPYDRPPLSKQLLAAEWEPDRLTLRRPEDLTALDADLRLGTEATALDTAARTVRLADGTDVPYDGLIVATGVRPRRLPGGGHVLRTLDDALALRAGLRPGRHLAVVGAGFLGAEAAAVARGLGCEVTLLEPAPVPLAHAVGEEVGRVLSRAHQEHGVTLRTGVSVAEVTGAGVRLADGELVAADETLVAVGSLPNTEWLAGSGLGVGDGVLCDEYLEAAPGVYAAGDVARWTHPLFCVSMRIEHRTNAAEQGMAAARNLLNPGARKPFAPVPYFWSDQYDMKIQAFGHLRGHEEVAVVEGDLAERRFVAVYRTGDRVSGVLGVGVAPKVIREWRQAVAKGAPFLSSVGGTGKET from the coding sequence GTGAGGCGGATCGTCGTCGTCGGAGCCTCGGCCGCCGGACTCGCGGCGGCCGAGACCCTGCGCCGCGAGGGCTACACCGGCGCCCTCACTCTCGTGGGCGACGAACCGCACGCCCCCTACGACCGCCCGCCCCTGTCCAAGCAGCTCCTCGCCGCCGAGTGGGAACCGGACCGCCTCACCCTGCGCCGCCCCGAGGACCTGACCGCCCTCGACGCGGACCTGCGCCTGGGCACCGAGGCCACCGCCCTCGACACGGCCGCCCGCACGGTCCGCCTCGCCGACGGCACCGACGTCCCCTACGACGGCCTGATCGTCGCGACCGGCGTGCGCCCCCGGCGGCTGCCCGGCGGCGGGCACGTTCTGCGCACCCTCGACGACGCCCTCGCCCTGCGTGCGGGGCTGCGCCCCGGACGGCACCTGGCCGTCGTGGGTGCCGGGTTCCTCGGGGCCGAGGCGGCGGCCGTCGCCCGGGGCCTGGGCTGTGAGGTGACGCTCCTCGAACCGGCGCCGGTCCCCCTCGCCCACGCCGTCGGCGAAGAGGTCGGCCGCGTGCTGTCGCGGGCCCACCAGGAACACGGCGTCACCCTGCGGACCGGCGTCAGTGTCGCCGAGGTGACCGGCGCCGGGGTGCGGCTCGCGGACGGCGAGCTGGTGGCGGCCGACGAGACCTTGGTGGCCGTCGGCTCCCTGCCCAACACCGAGTGGCTGGCCGGCAGCGGGCTCGGCGTCGGCGACGGCGTGCTGTGCGACGAGTATCTGGAAGCCGCGCCGGGGGTGTACGCCGCCGGGGACGTCGCCCGCTGGACCCACCCGCTGTTCTGCGTCTCGATGCGGATCGAGCACCGCACGAACGCCGCCGAGCAGGGCATGGCCGCCGCCCGCAACCTCCTCAACCCCGGGGCGCGCAAGCCGTTCGCGCCCGTGCCGTACTTCTGGTCCGACCAGTACGACATGAAGATCCAGGCGTTCGGGCACCTGCGCGGCCACGAGGAGGTCGCGGTCGTCGAAGGGGACCTGGCGGAGCGGCGGTTCGTCGCCGTCTACCGGACCGGGGACCGGGTCAGCGGGGTCCTCGGGGTCGGGGTGGCGCCGAAGGTGATCCGGGAGTGGCGGCAGGCCGTCGCGAAGGGTGCGCCCTTCCTGTCGTCCGTGGGCGGTACGGGGAAGGAAACGTAG
- a CDS encoding ferredoxin, translating into MKVELDTDKCVASGQCVLTAMDVFDQDDDGIVVLLAEEPGADQLDDVREAVAVCPAAAIRLVEK; encoded by the coding sequence GTGAAGGTGGAACTCGACACCGACAAGTGCGTGGCGTCCGGCCAGTGCGTGCTCACCGCGATGGACGTCTTCGACCAGGACGACGACGGCATAGTGGTGCTCCTCGCCGAGGAGCCCGGCGCCGACCAGCTCGACGACGTCCGTGAGGCCGTCGCCGTCTGTCCGGCCGCCGCCATCCGGCTGGTCGAGAAGTGA